The following coding sequences are from one Aliarcobacter skirrowii CCUG 10374 window:
- a CDS encoding HPP family protein, translating into MKYFYKLFAKNNKELFDKSNLFWSWIGSFLGLLAIAFFHKNFLDDLDLSLVLGSFGASAVLIYGAVNSPLAQPKNLIGGHLISAFVGVSCYKLFSGDLLLASSIAVATSILFMQLTFTLHPPGGATALIAVVGTSQVHDLGYLYLLVPVLSGTIILFLIAFIVNNIPKNRTYPQNYKSHYKKYYQRYKRKSLKRKRSKN; encoded by the coding sequence ATGAAATATTTTTATAAATTATTTGCAAAAAACAATAAAGAGCTATTTGATAAATCAAATCTTTTTTGGTCTTGGATAGGCTCTTTTTTGGGACTATTAGCAATTGCATTTTTTCACAAAAACTTTTTAGATGATTTAGATTTAAGCTTGGTTTTAGGATCTTTTGGAGCAAGTGCTGTTTTAATATATGGAGCTGTAAACTCACCTCTAGCACAACCAAAAAATTTAATAGGTGGACATTTAATTAGTGCTTTTGTAGGAGTTAGTTGTTATAAACTTTTTTCTGGAGATTTACTTTTGGCATCTTCAATTGCAGTTGCCACTTCCATTTTATTTATGCAATTAACTTTTACCTTACATCCACCAGGAGGTGCAACTGCACTTATTGCTGTAGTTGGGACTTCTCAAGTTCATGATTTAGGATATTTGTATCTATTGGTTCCAGTTTTAAGTGGAACTATAATCTTATTTTTAATAGCATTTATAGTCAATAATATACCAAAAAATAGAACATATCCACAAAATTATAAAAGCCATTATAAAAAATATTATCAAAGATATAAAAGAAAAAGTTTAAAGAGAAAACGGAGCAAAAATTAA
- a CDS encoding response regulator transcription factor has protein sequence MRVFLLEDDFSLNESIKDMLESESFLVDCFYDGKVALDSINSNYDLFILDIFVPNLNGIELMYRIKKENSNSIVFIMSANIDISTIEEAYKKGCDDYIKKPFNTQELLFKLKKYNKSGELFKLEDELFFDLKLKKLTYKNIDIELTKKEKQFLNLLVDNRGSIVNYSLIEDVVYDREYKTIDAIRSLVKRLRKKLPKDIIFTNLDQGYYIK, from the coding sequence ATGAGAGTTTTTTTATTAGAAGATGATTTTTCTTTAAATGAATCAATAAAAGATATGCTTGAGAGTGAATCTTTTTTAGTTGATTGTTTCTATGATGGAAAGGTTGCTTTAGATAGTATAAATAGTAATTATGACCTATTTATTTTAGATATATTTGTTCCAAATTTAAATGGAATTGAGCTTATGTATAGAATAAAAAAAGAGAATTCAAACTCTATTGTATTTATTATGAGTGCAAATATTGATATAAGTACAATTGAGGAGGCTTATAAAAAGGGTTGTGATGACTATATTAAAAAACCTTTTAATACTCAAGAGCTACTTTTTAAATTGAAAAAATATAATAAAAGTGGTGAATTATTTAAGCTTGAAGATGAACTATTTTTTGATTTAAAATTAAAAAAATTAACATATAAAAATATAGATATAGAGCTTACAAAAAAAGAGAAACAGTTTTTAAATCTTTTAGTAGATAATCGAGGTTCAATAGTTAATTATAGTTTAATTGAAGATGTAGTTTATGATAGAGAGTATAAAACTATTGATGCTATAAGAAGTTTAGTAAAAAGACTTAGAAAGAAACTCCCTAAAGATATTATTTTTACAAATTTAGATCAAGGTTATTATATAAAATAG
- a CDS encoding aspartate aminotransferase family protein → MKEIEKLDKEYVLHTYARNYVNFKKGVNATLYDDENRDYIDFTSGIAVCSVGHGNKRVADKIYEQVLNLTHTSNLYAIEPQAKLAKKIKELSGYDIRTFFSNSGAEANEGAIKIARTYGEKFEKKRYKIITLEHSFHGRTITTVKATGQSSMHQSKFAPYPEGFSYNSAIDDIYNSIDDETVAVMIELVQGEGGVFPFPKDKIQELAKFLKQNDILLIIDEVQTGVYRTGEFLASNLYEIEPDIITLAKGLGGGVPIGAVLTKHKDIWSAGDHGSTFGGNYLVTTAALEVLDILEDLKDSGTLDETIIYYTKKLDELYENNKEIFISNIGLGLMRGLRVKDGDTLSLLIKTAFESGVMVLKAGKNTLRLLPALTISKNEIDEGFKRLQTALNKIK, encoded by the coding sequence ATGAAAGAGATAGAAAAATTAGATAAAGAGTATGTTCTTCATACATATGCAAGAAATTATGTTAATTTTAAAAAAGGTGTAAATGCAACTTTATATGATGATGAAAACAGAGATTATATAGATTTTACTTCAGGAATTGCTGTTTGTAGTGTAGGTCATGGAAATAAAAGAGTTGCAGATAAAATATATGAACAAGTTTTAAATTTAACTCATACTTCAAATTTATATGCAATAGAACCACAAGCTAAATTAGCAAAAAAGATTAAAGAGTTAAGTGGTTATGATATTAGAACATTTTTCTCAAATAGTGGAGCAGAAGCAAATGAAGGTGCTATAAAAATTGCTAGAACTTATGGAGAGAAATTTGAGAAAAAAAGATATAAAATTATAACTTTAGAGCACTCATTTCATGGAAGAACAATCACAACTGTAAAAGCAACAGGACAAAGTTCAATGCACCAAAGTAAATTTGCTCCATACCCAGAAGGCTTCTCATATAATAGTGCTATTGATGATATTTATAACTCTATTGATGATGAAACAGTTGCAGTGATGATTGAGCTTGTTCAAGGTGAGGGTGGAGTTTTTCCTTTTCCAAAAGATAAAATTCAAGAGTTAGCGAAGTTTTTAAAACAAAATGATATTTTACTAATAATAGATGAGGTACAAACTGGAGTTTATAGAACAGGAGAGTTCTTGGCTTCAAATTTATATGAAATAGAACCAGATATTATAACTTTAGCAAAAGGTTTAGGTGGTGGAGTTCCAATAGGAGCAGTTTTAACAAAACATAAAGATATATGGAGTGCTGGTGATCATGGAAGCACTTTTGGTGGAAACTATCTTGTAACAACAGCTGCTTTAGAGGTTTTAGATATTTTAGAGGATTTAAAAGATAGTGGAACTTTAGATGAAACTATTATTTACTATACAAAAAAATTAGATGAGTTATATGAGAATAATAAAGAGATTTTTATATCAAACATTGGACTAGGGCTTATGAGAGGATTAAGAGTAAAAGATGGTGATACTTTGTCACTTTTAATCAAAACAGCATTTGAGTCTGGAGTTATGGTTTTAAAAGCAGGTAAAAATACATTAAGACTTCTTCCAGCTTTAACAATATCTAAAAATGAGATTGATGAAGGATTTAAAAGACTTCAAACTGCGCTTAATAAGATAAAATAG
- a CDS encoding fatty acid cis/trans isomerase: MKLQFIFIILFTFLFFGCSSKPLDPVVFDRVDKKISYTKDIKPIFDSRCVSCHSCYNSPCQLKMESFAGLDRGVTKALVYDTRINASSPTRLYVDAKDTNEWREKGFTSVLDKDLDNNESIMMQFLFQKELNPQIVGNYSPETDKLTCSQNQDELEEYFEKNPHKAMPYGFPAISKDEYNLIMTWLDENAIDDTKVSITNFEKKQIKKLEDFLNNSSIKHQVTARYIYEHLFLADIYFEEKSGNFFELIRSKTASPFEPEIIPTTFPYDKIDEPYYYRVRISEQTRVHKTHMPYKIDDKKLALFNNLFIKAKWNEKPYMPSFDKTKAPNALEVFKQIPAKSRYQFLLEDVYFFVNTFIKGPVCKGQIALNVIQDHFWVAFMDPKYDLSVVDKEFLEQNLKNLEIPNQLGEDPTLYSTFKNLGHKDEVLAYFKNKNEVYNKHYKDGLKLEYLRKSKKDDSILTVYRHFDTASLHKGALGNTPKNMWVIDFPLLERIYYSLVAGFDVYGNTAHQLLVRTHMDRLRVEGESMFLEFLPKATRDGYFNSWYLGWLAQYLTTYLPSQNETAIDFYTKDYKKELISKILTYTNTPIDSINYTYEKYTPSEIRSSYKNKKEIEEGFKALSLPNSQNFTKYFTGSDTNATLIRIKLNDGSNLVYSMVINRWHDNVALMFKEESRLDPSKDDIDFVEGFVSTYPNMFFIINQDDIPSFFNSLKNFKNSTECVKNISRFAINRANPSFWEHYDWFTKEFEKSNPIEFGLFDLNRYYHKAINENID, translated from the coding sequence TTGAAACTACAATTTATATTTATAATTTTATTTACATTTTTATTTTTTGGTTGTTCTTCAAAACCTTTAGATCCTGTTGTTTTTGATAGAGTTGATAAAAAAATATCATATACAAAAGATATAAAACCAATTTTTGATAGTCGTTGTGTATCTTGTCACTCATGCTACAACTCACCTTGTCAATTAAAAATGGAGAGTTTTGCAGGACTTGATAGAGGAGTTACAAAAGCTTTAGTTTATGATACTAGAATAAATGCGAGTTCTCCTACAAGATTATATGTTGATGCAAAAGATACAAATGAGTGGAGAGAAAAAGGTTTCACATCTGTTTTAGATAAAGATTTAGATAATAATGAATCAATTATGATGCAATTTTTATTTCAAAAAGAGTTAAATCCACAAATTGTTGGTAACTACTCTCCTGAAACAGATAAATTAACTTGCTCTCAAAATCAAGATGAGCTTGAAGAGTATTTTGAAAAAAATCCACACAAAGCTATGCCTTATGGTTTTCCAGCCATTAGTAAAGATGAGTATAACCTAATAATGACTTGGCTTGATGAGAATGCAATTGATGATACAAAAGTATCTATAACAAATTTTGAAAAAAAACAGATAAAAAAGCTTGAAGATTTTTTAAACAACTCTTCAATAAAACATCAAGTAACTGCTAGATATATCTATGAACATCTATTTTTAGCAGATATCTATTTTGAAGAGAAAAGTGGTAATTTTTTTGAGTTAATTCGTTCAAAAACTGCATCTCCTTTTGAACCTGAAATTATTCCTACAACATTTCCTTACGATAAAATAGATGAACCATACTATTATAGAGTTAGAATTAGTGAGCAAACAAGAGTTCATAAAACTCATATGCCATATAAAATTGATGATAAAAAATTAGCACTTTTTAATAATTTATTTATAAAAGCAAAATGGAATGAAAAACCATATATGCCAAGTTTTGATAAAACTAAAGCACCAAATGCACTTGAGGTGTTTAAACAAATTCCTGCAAAAAGTAGATATCAATTTTTATTAGAAGATGTATATTTTTTTGTAAATACATTTATTAAAGGTCCTGTTTGTAAAGGTCAAATTGCACTCAATGTTATTCAAGACCATTTTTGGGTTGCATTTATGGATCCAAAATATGATTTAAGTGTAGTAGATAAAGAGTTCTTAGAGCAAAATTTAAAAAACTTAGAGATTCCAAATCAACTAGGAGAAGATCCTACTTTATATTCAACATTCAAAAATTTAGGGCACAAAGATGAAGTTTTAGCATATTTTAAAAATAAAAATGAAGTTTATAATAAACACTACAAAGATGGATTAAAACTAGAGTATTTAAGAAAGAGTAAAAAAGATGATTCTATTTTAACAGTTTATAGACACTTTGATACAGCATCACTTCACAAAGGTGCTTTAGGGAATACTCCAAAAAATATGTGGGTTATAGATTTTCCACTATTAGAGAGAATTTATTACTCTTTGGTTGCTGGTTTTGATGTTTATGGAAATACAGCACATCAACTTCTTGTAAGAACTCATATGGATAGATTAAGAGTTGAGGGTGAGAGTATGTTTTTAGAGTTTTTACCAAAAGCAACAAGAGATGGATATTTTAACTCTTGGTATTTAGGTTGGTTGGCTCAATATCTTACAACTTATCTTCCATCACAAAATGAGACAGCTATTGATTTTTATACTAAAGATTACAAAAAAGAGTTAATTTCTAAAATTTTAACATATACAAATACTCCAATAGATTCTATAAACTATACTTATGAAAAATATACTCCAAGTGAAATAAGAAGTAGTTATAAAAACAAAAAAGAGATTGAAGAGGGATTTAAAGCTCTATCACTACCAAATAGTCAAAATTTTACAAAATATTTTACAGGTTCTGACACAAATGCAACTTTAATTAGAATAAAACTAAATGATGGTTCAAATTTAGTTTACTCTATGGTTATAAATAGATGGCATGATAATGTAGCTTTGATGTTTAAAGAGGAGTCAAGATTAGATCCTTCAAAAGATGATATAGATTTTGTTGAAGGATTTGTAAGTACCTATCCAAATATGTTTTTTATAATAAATCAAGATGATATTCCAAGTTTCTTTAACTCTTTAAAAAATTTTAAAAATAGCACTGAGTGTGTAAAAAACATATCAAGATTTGCAATAAATAGAGCAAATCCAAGTTTTTGGGAACACTATGATTGGTTTACAAAAGAGTTTGAAAAATCAAATCCAATTGAGTTTGGATTATTTGATCTAAATAGATACTATCACAAAGCTATTAATGAAAATATTGATTAA
- a CDS encoding aminotransferase class IV family protein has protein sequence MFFETIKCEDFEIFNLDYHNKRVAFTIGKNLNLQEYINPISNELLRCKIIYDENEVLDVQYFPYKKKQINSFKVIFDDGIDYSKKYLNRERLDYLFSQKDSCEEIIILKNGIVTDTSIANIAIFYEGVWITSKQCLLNGTTRARLIEDKKIFEKDITLEMLKNASKIALLNAMIDFYIIEKPKISL, from the coding sequence ATGTTTTTTGAAACAATAAAGTGTGAAGATTTTGAGATTTTTAATTTAGATTATCATAATAAAAGAGTTGCTTTTACTATTGGAAAAAATTTAAATCTTCAAGAGTATATAAATCCAATTAGTAATGAACTTCTTAGATGTAAAATCATTTATGATGAGAATGAGGTTTTAGATGTACAATATTTCCCCTATAAAAAAAAGCAGATAAATAGTTTTAAAGTAATTTTTGATGATGGTATAGATTATTCAAAAAAGTATTTAAATAGAGAGAGATTGGATTATCTGTTTTCACAAAAAGATAGTTGTGAAGAGATAATTATTTTGAAAAATGGTATTGTAACAGATACAAGTATTGCTAATATTGCTATATTTTATGAAGGAGTTTGGATAACTTCAAAACAGTGTTTACTAAATGGAACTACAAGAGCAAGATTGATTGAAGATAAAAAGATTTTTGAAAAAGATATTACATTAGAGATGTTAAAAAATGCTTCAAAAATAGCACTTTTAAATGCTATGATTGATTTTTATATTATTGAAAAACCAAAGATTTCTCTTTAG
- a CDS encoding AI-2E family transporter, whose translation MMDAINLKNYFFYFASFVIIIAGVKMASEVVVILFLAIFISSIFSSVLNLLKKRKIPKIISYLLLALIVLIVGFMFVYVVNISLKDFLTNLPLYEEKLKNLILNSIHLMQNYGFEIEIDRAKIMEALNFGSFFGLTKNVIGSIGAFLSQFLLVIIGVAFILAESKSFQTKLKVIFRNNAKNLEHFNLFSYNIQKYFVVKSFTSFLTGFIVTLMLMFFGVDYPILWGVIAMLFNFVPVIGSIIASIPAILLALMNLDIASTIWVIVLYMVINISISNILEPKLMGKELGLSPLVIFFSLIFWGYILGIVGMFLAVPITMTLKIAFDSNSNSRWLGILMSNLSRKKSKSKS comes from the coding sequence ATGATGGATGCAATAAATTTAAAAAACTATTTTTTCTATTTTGCTAGTTTTGTAATAATTATTGCTGGAGTTAAAATGGCAAGCGAAGTAGTAGTTATACTATTTTTAGCTATTTTTATATCTTCTATATTCTCATCTGTTTTAAACCTATTAAAAAAGAGAAAAATACCAAAAATAATCTCATATTTACTTTTAGCTTTGATTGTTTTAATAGTTGGATTTATGTTTGTTTATGTAGTAAATATATCTTTAAAAGATTTTTTAACAAATCTTCCACTATATGAGGAGAAATTAAAAAATTTAATTTTAAACTCTATACATCTTATGCAAAATTATGGATTTGAAATAGAGATTGATAGAGCAAAAATAATGGAAGCCCTAAATTTTGGCTCTTTTTTTGGTCTTACTAAAAATGTTATTGGAAGCATAGGAGCTTTTTTATCTCAATTTTTATTGGTAATTATTGGAGTTGCATTTATTCTTGCAGAGTCAAAATCTTTTCAAACAAAACTAAAAGTAATATTTAGAAATAATGCAAAAAATCTTGAACACTTTAATCTCTTCTCATATAACATTCAAAAATATTTTGTAGTTAAATCTTTTACAAGTTTTCTTACAGGATTTATAGTTACTTTGATGCTAATGTTTTTTGGAGTTGATTATCCAATATTGTGGGGAGTTATAGCTATGCTATTTAATTTTGTTCCAGTTATTGGTTCAATAATAGCTTCAATTCCAGCAATACTTTTAGCTTTGATGAATCTTGATATTGCATCAACTATATGGGTAATTGTACTTTATATGGTAATTAATATATCTATTAGCAATATTTTAGAGCCAAAACTTATGGGAAAAGAGCTTGGATTATCACCTTTAGTAATATTTTTCTCTTTAATTTTTTGGGGTTATATTTTGGGAATTGTTGGAATGTTTTTGGCAGTTCCAATTACTATGACTCTAAAAATAGCTTTTGATTCAAACTCAAATAGCCGTTGGCTTGGTATTTTAATGTCTAATTTATCAAGAAAAAAATCTAAATCTAAATCTTAA
- a CDS encoding aspartate carbamoyltransferase catalytic subunit, translating to MQHLIRTSDFTKDEILAIFEDARAFKEGKLSKVLEGKIIVTLFFENSTRTRTSFEIAAKRLGAEVVNLDVGTSSQKKGETMYDTVSNLNAMNPDAIVIRHSVHGLPESLIGYVDCPIINAGDGRHSHPTQAFLDLFTINEYFGGETEGKKIAIVGDVKNSRVAGSNRRLLPRFGIDVNLVAPDCFKYEGDEFKQFNTIQEVIDDMDIVMSLRSQLERHNITYFESLQEYAKDFCITSELMNRKEFLLLHPGPVNRNIDITDDVLKHPRCKVLEQVTNGVAIRASILKKLILKS from the coding sequence ATGCAACACCTAATAAGAACTTCCGACTTCACTAAAGACGAAATCTTGGCTATTTTTGAAGATGCTAGAGCATTTAAAGAGGGAAAGCTTAGTAAAGTTTTAGAAGGCAAAATTATTGTAACACTATTTTTTGAAAACTCTACAAGAACAAGAACATCTTTTGAAATTGCTGCAAAAAGGCTTGGAGCTGAGGTTGTAAATTTAGATGTTGGAACTTCATCTCAAAAAAAAGGTGAAACTATGTACGATACAGTTTCAAACTTAAATGCGATGAATCCAGATGCAATAGTAATAAGACACAGTGTTCATGGACTTCCAGAGAGCTTAATAGGGTATGTAGATTGTCCTATTATCAATGCAGGAGATGGAAGACACTCACACCCAACTCAAGCTTTTTTAGACCTTTTTACAATTAATGAATATTTTGGTGGAGAAACTGAAGGTAAAAAAATAGCAATTGTTGGAGATGTTAAAAACTCAAGAGTTGCTGGAAGTAATAGAAGATTACTTCCTAGATTTGGAATTGATGTAAATTTAGTAGCTCCTGATTGTTTTAAATATGAGGGAGATGAGTTTAAACAGTTTAATACAATTCAAGAAGTAATAGATGATATGGATATTGTTATGAGTTTAAGAAGTCAACTTGAACGTCACAATATAACATACTTTGAGTCACTTCAAGAGTATGCAAAAGATTTTTGTATTACAAGTGAGTTGATGAATAGAAAAGAGTTTTTACTTCTTCATCCAGGTCCTGTTAATAGAAATATTGATATTACAGATGATGTTTTAAAGCACCCAAGATGTAAAGTTTTAGAGCAAGTTACAAATGGAGTTGCAATAAGAGCTTCTATTTTGAAAAAACTAATTTTAAAATCTTAA
- a CDS encoding PhnA domain-containing protein, translated as MGILEDLIKRAENSCELCKNQENLDIFEVSPSDGSLETSALLCEKCKNQFEQSCELDSNHWYCLSESMWSTVPAVQVLSYRMLKKLDNQELLDMIYLDEETLEWANKGLESFDDSVVQKDCNGVVLSAGDTVTLIKDLDVKGAGFTAKRGTAVRNITLGREEGQIEGRVNGVKIVILTQFVKKN; from the coding sequence ATGGGAATTTTAGAAGATTTAATAAAAAGAGCTGAAAATTCATGTGAGCTTTGTAAAAATCAAGAGAATTTAGACATTTTTGAGGTAAGCCCAAGTGATGGAAGTTTAGAAACATCTGCTTTATTATGTGAAAAATGTAAAAATCAGTTTGAGCAAAGTTGCGAACTTGATTCAAATCATTGGTACTGTTTAAGTGAATCTATGTGGAGTACAGTTCCAGCAGTTCAAGTTTTATCATATAGAATGTTAAAAAAACTTGATAATCAAGAGTTACTTGATATGATATATTTAGATGAAGAGACTTTAGAGTGGGCAAATAAAGGTCTTGAAAGCTTTGATGATAGTGTTGTTCAAAAAGATTGTAATGGTGTTGTTTTAAGTGCTGGAGATACAGTTACTCTTATAAAAGATTTAGATGTAAAAGGAGCTGGTTTTACTGCTAAAAGAGGAACAGCAGTTAGAAATATAACTCTTGGAAGAGAAGAGGGACAAATTGAAGGTAGAGTTAATGGTGTAAAAATTGTAATTTTAACTCAATTTGTAAAGAAAAACTAA
- a CDS encoding sensor histidine kinase, translating to MVGYFIIFQNFQINNNKNQEIIFFQIKDKSSSLLTKILNEYHIKKDSIKSSHEDALKLFKKGLDVIDIKNILDEKNSSRYEVYILDSSFKIEDSSLFYDIGTNLSIAKNGFLNYLKSNKIGVVIPEYSNEFLQFISYTVSKLDDGRYFTIIYFYDGFIEELKAIQELINGEDSLTSSIAYIISNDYVGNFAFKSIPSYKQTIMDLQQRFQKGGELLNTLGDKSFVTFEKIDEDKKFKVYNLVQTSPIYDDAKILYCIVFDEKVYLEKIFYLRVVSFLSFIIGTFAIYLIYSLRNTELLLSYKDKFIAHSIHEINTPLSIITINTQLREKLYGSDKYSLKINGALKTLENSYEDMTFLHTKDKIEYEIVENNLQRALESRVKYFDTIANSQNRKIELIVYNNLYLKMGRIELNRLIDNNISNAIKYSLVGSIIKIVLKGNILEFHSIGQKIENPKNIFKKYNRENRTTGGHGLGLAIVSDICKKYNFTIEVESKDVNIFRYIFNEY from the coding sequence ATGGTCGGTTATTTTATAATTTTTCAGAACTTTCAGATAAATAATAATAAAAATCAGGAGATAATTTTTTTTCAAATCAAAGATAAAAGTTCATCTTTATTAACAAAAATTTTAAATGAGTATCATATAAAAAAAGATTCAATAAAAAGTAGTCATGAAGATGCTTTAAAATTATTTAAAAAAGGTTTAGATGTTATAGATATAAAAAATATTTTAGATGAAAAAAATAGTTCAAGATATGAAGTCTATATTTTAGATAGTAGTTTTAAAATAGAGGATAGCTCACTTTTTTATGATATTGGTACAAATTTATCAATAGCAAAAAATGGTTTTTTAAACTATTTAAAGAGTAACAAAATAGGAGTTGTAATACCTGAATATTCAAATGAGTTTTTGCAATTTATAAGTTATACAGTATCAAAACTTGATGATGGAAGATATTTTACAATAATATATTTTTATGATGGATTTATAGAAGAGCTTAAAGCAATTCAAGAGTTAATTAATGGTGAAGATAGTTTAACAAGCTCAATAGCTTATATAATATCAAATGATTATGTAGGTAATTTTGCATTTAAATCTATCCCCTCTTATAAACAGACAATTATGGATTTGCAACAAAGATTTCAAAAAGGTGGAGAGCTTTTAAACACTTTGGGAGATAAAAGTTTTGTTACTTTTGAAAAGATAGATGAAGATAAAAAGTTTAAAGTTTATAATTTAGTTCAAACAAGTCCAATATATGATGATGCAAAGATTTTATATTGTATAGTTTTTGATGAAAAAGTCTATTTAGAGAAGATTTTTTATCTAAGAGTTGTATCTTTTCTCTCATTTATAATAGGAACTTTTGCAATTTATTTAATATATAGTTTAAGAAATACTGAGCTTCTTTTAAGCTATAAAGATAAATTCATAGCACACTCTATTCATGAAATTAATACACCACTTTCAATTATTACAATTAATACACAATTAAGAGAGAAACTTTATGGAAGTGATAAATACTCTTTAAAGATAAATGGAGCTTTAAAAACTCTTGAAAACTCATATGAAGATATGACTTTTTTGCACACCAAAGATAAAATAGAGTATGAAATAGTAGAGAATAATCTTCAAAGAGCTTTAGAAAGTAGAGTAAAATATTTTGATACCATTGCAAATAGTCAAAATAGAAAAATAGAACTGATTGTTTATAATAATTTATATTTAAAGATGGGAAGAATAGAGTTAAATAGATTGATTGATAATAATATTTCAAATGCAATAAAGTACTCTTTAGTTGGAAGTATTATTAAAATAGTATTAAAAGGAAATATTTTGGAGTTTCACTCTATTGGACAAAAAATAGAGAATCCTAAAAATATTTTTAAAAAATATAATAGAGAGAACAGAACGACTGGAGGTCATGGTTTGGGATTAGCAATTGTAAGTGATATTTGTAAAAAGTATAATTTTACGATAGAGGTTGAGAGTAAAGATGTAAATATATTTAGATATATTTTCAACGAATATTAA
- a CDS encoding aminodeoxychorismate synthase component I — protein MKIEKIKKKLNLYGSCKEPFLFLISYDLKKLHIEKLDKKSKKIRYKISSKIKNQKNSKKYFFKKYPIDFESYNKKFKTIQEQIRAGNTYLANLSSQTKIDTNLSLNHIYKTSNSLLKLRVKLKKTNFVCFSPEKFIEIVDDKIYTYPMKGTIDKSIKDSKELLLNSTKELAEHTMIVDLLRNDLGKVAKSIEVEEFRFIDEIKTNKKTLLQTSSKISGKLDDNWSDNLGDILLALLPAGSITGTPKKSTIDILKKVENYNRGFYTGIFGVFDGKNLQSFVLIRFIEKIDGELFYKSGGGITSDSRVEDEYKELIDKIYLPF, from the coding sequence GTGAAAATAGAAAAAATTAAAAAAAAACTAAATCTTTATGGCTCTTGTAAAGAGCCATTTCTTTTTTTGATATCTTATGATTTAAAAAAACTTCATATTGAAAAATTAGATAAAAAATCAAAAAAAATTAGATATAAAATCTCTTCAAAAATTAAAAATCAAAAAAATAGTAAAAAATATTTTTTTAAAAAATATCCAATAGATTTTGAGAGTTATAATAAGAAATTTAAAACTATTCAAGAGCAAATAAGAGCTGGAAATACATATCTTGCAAATCTAAGTTCTCAAACAAAAATAGATACAAATTTAAGTTTAAATCATATTTATAAAACTTCAAATTCACTTTTAAAATTGAGAGTCAAACTAAAAAAAACAAATTTTGTCTGCTTTAGTCCTGAAAAGTTTATAGAAATAGTTGATGATAAAATCTATACTTATCCTATGAAAGGAACTATTGATAAATCTATAAAAGATTCAAAAGAGCTTCTTTTAAATAGTACAAAAGAGTTAGCAGAACACACTATGATTGTAGATTTACTAAGAAATGATTTGGGAAAAGTTGCAAAAAGTATAGAAGTTGAAGAGTTTAGATTTATTGATGAGATTAAAACCAATAAAAAAACATTGCTTCAAACAAGCTCAAAAATATCTGGAAAGTTAGATGATAATTGGAGTGATAATTTAGGTGATATTTTATTAGCTCTTCTTCCAGCTGGAAGTATTACAGGAACTCCAAAAAAATCAACTATTGATATTTTAAAAAAAGTAGAAAATTATAATAGAGGTTTTTATACAGGAATTTTTGGAGTTTTTGATGGAAAAAATCTTCAAAGTTTTGTTTTAATTAGATTTATAGAAAAAATTGATGGAGAACTTTTTTATAAAAGTGGTGGAGGAATAACATCTGATAGTAGGGTTGAGGATGAATATAAAGAGTTAATAGATAAAATCTATTTGCCATTTTAA